A window from Cyanobacteria bacterium FACHB-DQ100 encodes these proteins:
- a CDS encoding helix-turn-helix transcriptional regulator, whose translation MSNALTIDFAREGEAGYRRIFARSPQLTSLAAGWDGICFGYDYMPPGETTEVFSLQHTLAIFTHTNQSQIAERSIDGKFHREQVANGNMVLVPARIGCRSRWFDWGGVMFFGFDSIKLAQAVDEATDQTELLPQFALNDPLVYHIGLSLKTVLERDGNASRLYAESLSNALIVHLLQHYSAQRPLIRDYTNGLSQSRLRCVVDYIQAHLDQDLSLGELAAIAKMSPRYFLQLFKQSTGVTPHQFVIRARVARAKELLIAGRLPIAEVAKQVGFVDQSHLHRHCKKLLGITPKMIQNS comes from the coding sequence ATGAGCAATGCACTCACAATCGACTTTGCAAGAGAAGGAGAGGCAGGCTATCGGCGAATTTTTGCGCGATCGCCTCAACTGACAAGTCTTGCAGCAGGGTGGGATGGAATTTGCTTTGGCTATGACTATATGCCGCCCGGAGAAACGACTGAAGTTTTTTCTTTGCAGCATACGTTAGCAATTTTTACGCATACCAATCAGTCACAGATTGCAGAGCGATCGATTGATGGCAAGTTTCATCGGGAACAGGTCGCGAACGGCAATATGGTATTGGTTCCCGCCCGGATCGGTTGTCGAAGCCGCTGGTTTGACTGGGGTGGCGTGATGTTCTTTGGATTTGATTCGATTAAGCTTGCTCAAGCTGTTGATGAGGCGACTGATCAAACTGAACTATTACCGCAATTCGCGTTGAATGATCCGCTGGTCTATCACATTGGACTCTCCCTAAAAACGGTTCTAGAGCGTGATGGCAACGCAAGTCGCTTATATGCTGAATCACTATCAAATGCGCTCATCGTTCATCTCCTACAGCATTATTCAGCACAACGACCCTTAATTCGAGACTATACAAACGGATTATCTCAATCCCGTTTACGTTGCGTTGTCGATTATATACAGGCTCATTTAGATCAAGATTTGAGCTTGGGTGAACTTGCTGCGATCGCAAAAATGAGTCCGCGCTATTTCTTACAGTTGTTCAAACAATCGACTGGCGTGACACCGCATCAGTTCGTGATTCGGGCGCGAGTGGCGCGGGCAAAGGAATTGCTCATTGCAGGAAGATTACCGATCGCAGAAGTTGCAAAGCAGGTCGGATTTGTGGATCAAAGTCACTTGCATCGGCACTGTAAAAAGCTATTGGGTATCACACCAAAAATGATTCAAAACTCATAG
- a CDS encoding NAD(P)H-quinone oxidoreductase subunit H: MGWIETKTEPMVINMGPHHPAMHGCFRIIVTLDGEDVVDCEPVIGYLHRGMEKIAENRTTTMFIPYTSRWDYYGGMFNEAVTVNAVEKLAQIEVPKRARYIRMIMLELTRIVNHLLWLGPFVGDVGTQALFFPTLRDRELILDLFEAVTGYRMINHNYFRVGGVAADLPYGWVDKCTDFCDYLPPTLDEYERLMTDNPIFRRRTEGVGILTRETAINWGVTGPMLRASGVKWDLRKVDHYECYDELDWEIQWETAGDCFARYAVRIREMRESIKIIKQALKALPGGAYENLEVKRIESGAKSEWNRFDYQFIAKKIAPTFKIPKGEHYVRVESGRGELGIFIIGDDNVFPWRWKIRPGDYNNLQLLPQLIQGCKVADIFVILASIDLVMGSVDR; encoded by the coding sequence ATGGGCTGGATCGAAACCAAAACAGAACCGATGGTGATCAATATGGGACCTCACCATCCAGCAATGCACGGTTGTTTTCGGATCATTGTCACGTTAGATGGGGAAGATGTGGTCGATTGTGAACCCGTGATTGGCTATCTGCATCGCGGCATGGAGAAGATCGCTGAAAACCGCACCACGACGATGTTTATTCCCTATACGAGCCGATGGGACTATTACGGTGGAATGTTTAACGAAGCTGTCACCGTGAATGCAGTTGAGAAGCTCGCGCAGATCGAAGTTCCGAAACGTGCCCGTTACATTCGGATGATCATGTTGGAACTCACTCGCATTGTGAATCATTTACTGTGGTTAGGTCCATTTGTCGGCGATGTAGGCACACAAGCATTATTTTTTCCGACGCTGCGCGATCGTGAACTCATCCTCGATTTGTTTGAAGCCGTCACAGGCTATCGCATGATCAATCACAACTATTTCCGTGTGGGAGGCGTTGCAGCAGATTTACCCTACGGTTGGGTTGATAAATGTACGGACTTTTGCGACTATCTACCGCCAACTCTGGATGAGTACGAACGATTGATGACGGATAATCCAATCTTCCGACGACGCACAGAGGGCGTTGGTATCCTCACACGCGAAACCGCAATCAATTGGGGCGTGACAGGACCAATGTTACGGGCTTCGGGTGTGAAATGGGACTTACGCAAAGTTGACCACTATGAATGCTATGACGAATTAGATTGGGAGATTCAGTGGGAAACGGCAGGCGATTGTTTTGCTAGATACGCGGTGCGAATCCGAGAAATGCGAGAGTCGATCAAAATCATCAAGCAAGCTCTAAAGGCGCTACCAGGTGGAGCTTACGAAAACCTAGAAGTAAAACGAATCGAATCCGGAGCAAAATCCGAGTGGAATAGGTTCGACTATCAATTTATTGCCAAAAAAATCGCGCCAACCTTCAAAATCCCCAAAGGCGAACACTATGTTCGAGTAGAGTCGGGGCGAGGTGAACTGGGAATATTTATCATTGGCGATGACAATGTGTTTCCGTGGCGTTGGAAAATTCGCCCCGGAGATTACAACAACCTGCAATTGCTGCCTCAGTTAATTCAAGGCTGTAAAGTTGCTGATATTTTTGTGATTTTGGCGAGCATCGATTTGGTTATGGGATCGGTCGATCGTTAA
- the secA gene encoding preprotein translocase subunit SecA codes for MLKSLLGDPNQRKLKKYKPLVNEVNLLEEEIEPLSDDALRAKTTEFRERLAKAKNKDEEKQILDDILPEAFAVVREAGKRVLGMRHFDVQLIGGMVLHDGQIAEMKTGEGKTLVSTLPAYLNALSGKGVHVVTVNDYLAKRDAEWMGQVHRFLGLSVGLIQQNMSPIERQKNYACDITYATNSELGFDYLRDNMATAMEEVVQRPFNYCVIDEVDSVLIDEARTPLIISGQVERPTEKYMQAAAVARSLKRDDHYEVDEKQRNILLTDEGFIAAEQNLGVSDLFDPNDPWAHYIFNAIKAKELFINDVNYIVRNGEIVIVDEFTGRVMPGRRWSDGLHQAIEAKEGVEIQNETQTLATITYQNFFLLYPKLAGMTGTAKTEEAELEKIYKLEVTLVPTNQPRRRIDLSDVVYKTEAGDLKVFARECAEKSAQGRPVLVWAMNLEALSNLSQLLDEQGLAHNLCPGLPQSSDQAREIVRQAKHPGMITVTNSYEVYRMIRQAVPEGENGLFVLGITGKWSAIALECEEMHRTGRPVLVGTTSVEKSELLSQLLQELNVPHNLLNAKPENVERESEIIAQAGRTGKVTIATNMAGRGTDIILGGNSDYMARLKIREYFMPRIVEPEDDDDFSGMGFGDSRGGGQGFEPGRKIKTWKAKSDIYPTELSQETEQALKDAVHFAVQQYGERSLPELEAEDKIATAAEKAPTNDPVIQSLREVYKRIRVEYDAYTDREHEEVVKLGGLHVIGTERHESRRIDNQLRGRAGRQGDPGSTKFFLSLQDNLLRIFGGDRVANMMNMFRVEEDMPIESKMLTRSLEGAQKKVETYYYDIRKQVFEYDEVMNNQRRAIYAERRRVLEGQDLKEKVIEYAERTMDDIVEAYINPELPSEEWELDKLLSKVKEFVYLLSDLEPKDLEDMSLGELKAFLHEQARIAYDLKEAEVDSVQPGLMRQAERFFILNRIDTLWREHLQSMDGLRESVGLRGYGQKDPLIEYKSEGYELFLEMMINIRRDVVYSLFQFQPQQQQPQVEVEVV; via the coding sequence ATGCTTAAATCTCTCCTGGGCGACCCCAATCAACGCAAGCTCAAGAAATACAAACCCCTGGTCAATGAAGTCAATCTTTTAGAAGAAGAGATTGAGCCGCTCTCAGATGACGCATTGAGAGCCAAGACCACTGAATTCAGAGAGCGACTCGCCAAGGCAAAGAATAAAGACGAAGAAAAGCAAATTCTCGATGACATTCTGCCGGAAGCGTTTGCGGTCGTGCGTGAAGCGGGCAAGCGGGTCTTGGGAATGCGGCACTTCGATGTGCAGCTAATCGGCGGTATGGTGCTGCACGATGGACAAATCGCTGAAATGAAAACCGGGGAAGGAAAAACCCTAGTTTCGACGCTGCCTGCTTATCTCAATGCGCTGTCTGGAAAAGGCGTTCACGTCGTCACGGTGAACGATTACCTGGCAAAGCGCGACGCGGAATGGATGGGACAAGTTCACCGCTTTTTGGGCTTGAGCGTGGGGCTAATTCAGCAGAACATGAGTCCGATCGAGCGTCAGAAAAACTACGCTTGCGACATCACTTACGCCACCAACAGCGAATTAGGATTCGACTACCTGCGCGATAACATGGCGACTGCGATGGAAGAAGTCGTGCAGCGTCCGTTTAACTACTGCGTCATCGACGAAGTGGATTCGGTGCTGATCGATGAAGCCCGGACTCCGTTGATTATTTCGGGTCAAGTTGAGCGCCCGACTGAGAAATATATGCAGGCGGCAGCAGTGGCACGATCGCTTAAACGCGATGATCATTACGAAGTCGATGAGAAGCAGCGTAATATTCTGCTCACCGACGAAGGGTTTATCGCCGCAGAACAAAATCTGGGTGTTTCTGACTTATTCGACCCGAATGATCCTTGGGCGCACTATATTTTTAACGCAATCAAAGCAAAAGAACTGTTCATCAATGATGTGAATTACATCGTTAGAAACGGCGAAATCGTGATTGTAGATGAATTTACCGGACGAGTCATGCCGGGTCGGCGGTGGAGTGATGGACTGCACCAAGCGATCGAAGCTAAAGAAGGAGTCGAGATCCAAAACGAAACTCAGACCTTAGCGACAATCACCTATCAAAACTTCTTCTTGCTTTATCCGAAGCTTGCGGGGATGACCGGAACCGCGAAGACCGAGGAAGCGGAACTTGAAAAAATCTACAAGCTCGAAGTCACGCTGGTTCCAACTAACCAACCGCGCCGCCGGATCGATTTGTCGGATGTAGTTTACAAGACCGAAGCAGGCGATCTGAAAGTGTTTGCGCGGGAATGTGCAGAAAAATCGGCTCAAGGTCGTCCCGTTCTCGTTTGGGCGATGAACCTAGAAGCATTGAGTAATCTGTCTCAATTGCTTGATGAACAAGGACTTGCCCATAATCTCTGTCCGGGTCTACCTCAAAGCAGCGATCAAGCGAGAGAAATCGTGCGGCAAGCGAAACATCCCGGCATGATTACCGTGACCAACAGTTACGAAGTTTACCGGATGATTCGTCAAGCGGTTCCTGAAGGTGAAAACGGACTGTTTGTGTTAGGCATCACCGGAAAATGGAGCGCGATCGCGCTTGAATGCGAGGAAATGCACCGCACCGGTCGCCCAGTCCTGGTTGGAACCACCAGTGTTGAGAAGTCTGAACTACTGTCTCAACTGCTGCAAGAATTGAACGTTCCTCACAACTTGCTGAACGCAAAACCAGAGAACGTAGAGCGGGAATCTGAAATCATCGCTCAAGCAGGTCGGACAGGCAAAGTGACGATCGCCACCAACATGGCAGGACGCGGAACCGACATCATCTTGGGCGGTAATTCCGATTACATGGCGCGTCTGAAGATCCGCGAATACTTCATGCCGCGAATTGTCGAGCCAGAAGACGACGATGATTTTTCGGGGATGGGCTTTGGCGATTCGCGAGGCGGCGGACAAGGCTTTGAACCCGGACGCAAGATCAAAACCTGGAAAGCGAAATCTGATATTTACCCGACCGAACTTTCTCAGGAAACGGAGCAGGCATTGAAAGATGCGGTTCACTTCGCGGTGCAGCAATACGGGGAACGCAGTCTGCCAGAACTGGAAGCCGAAGACAAAATCGCGACCGCAGCCGAAAAAGCTCCCACGAACGACCCGGTAATTCAAAGCTTGCGGGAAGTGTATAAGCGGATTCGTGTGGAATATGATGCCTACACCGATCGCGAACACGAAGAAGTTGTGAAACTCGGTGGACTGCACGTCATTGGAACAGAGCGCCACGAATCGCGGCGGATTGACAACCAACTGCGGGGACGAGCCGGACGGCAGGGCGACCCTGGATCAACCAAGTTCTTCCTCAGTTTGCAGGATAACTTGCTGCGGATTTTCGGGGGAGATCGAGTTGCGAACATGATGAATATGTTCCGCGTTGAGGAAGATATGCCGATCGAGTCGAAGATGCTGACGCGATCGCTCGAAGGCGCTCAGAAGAAGGTGGAAACCTACTACTACGACATCCGGAAGCAGGTGTTTGAATACGACGAAGTGATGAATAATCAGCGTCGAGCCATCTACGCTGAACGTCGTCGAGTGCTAGAAGGACAAGATCTCAAAGAGAAGGTGATTGAATACGCAGAACGCACGATGGATGACATTGTGGAAGCGTATATCAATCCCGAACTGCCGTCAGAAGAGTGGGAACTCGACAAGCTCTTGAGCAAAGTGAAAGAATTTGTTTATCTGCTGAGCGATCTCGAACCCAAAGATCTTGAAGACATGAGCCTGGGTGAGCTGAAAGCGTTCTTACACGAGCAGGCTCGAATTGCTTATGACCTGAAGGAAGCGGAAGTCGATTCTGTGCAGCCGGGATTAATGCGTCAGGCAGAACGATTCTTTATTCTCAATCGGATTGATACCCTGTGGCGTGAACACCTGCAGTCAATGGATGGCTTGCGTGAGTCTGTTGGGTTGCGGGGTTACGGACAGAAAGATCCGCTGATTGAGTATAAGAGCGAAGGCTATGAGTTGTTCTTGGAAATGATGATCAATATTCGTCGGGATGTGGTCTACTCGCTGTTCCAATTCCAGCCGCAGCAACAACAGCCACAGGTTGAAGTTGAAGTCGTTTAA
- a CDS encoding diheme cytochrome C, with product MPNSSQSKPRRIRRRSPVILILILLIWSLILGWGLAQAVEKPQSAEIGTVDVVSGNLQLAQQTYLQNCATCHIGIPPAAFPTQTWRELLRDSQHYGATLTPLVEPERSLVWTYLRTFSRQALEDERIPYRFGESKPFKLLHPKVGISRSISLSSCATCHPGTNQYNFRKLTPDWENAP from the coding sequence ATGCCAAACTCATCTCAGTCTAAACCGCGTCGGATTCGTAGGCGTTCTCCGGTCATTCTCATCCTGATTTTGCTGATTTGGAGCCTAATTTTAGGCTGGGGACTGGCTCAAGCTGTAGAAAAACCTCAATCGGCCGAAATCGGAACCGTTGATGTCGTTTCAGGCAATCTCCAGCTTGCCCAGCAAACGTATCTCCAAAACTGCGCGACTTGTCATATTGGCATTCCTCCCGCCGCTTTCCCAACCCAAACCTGGCGCGAATTGCTCCGAGACTCGCAGCACTATGGCGCAACCCTGACTCCACTGGTTGAGCCGGAACGATCGCTCGTCTGGACTTACCTCAGAACCTTCTCTCGCCAAGCCCTCGAAGACGAGCGCATTCCTTACCGTTTTGGCGAATCGAAACCATTTAAGCTTCTGCATCCGAAAGTTGGGATTTCGCGATCGATTTCCCTCTCTAGCTGCGCCACCTGCCACCCCGGAACGAATCAGTACAACTTCCGTAAACTCACCCCAGATTGGGAAAACGCACCTTAA
- a CDS encoding GNAT family N-acetyltransferase encodes MDCSHVQLCDRKSQVDLVQLQALFQVAAFWAGDRKLEDLAIAIKNSDPVISAWDHDRLIGFARATSDGVYRATIWDVVVHPDYQGAGLGRKLVQTVLSHPHVSKVERLYLMTTNQQEFYKRIGFEINQTTTMVYFNQPLVLPTPAPEVECDIGR; translated from the coding sequence ATGGATTGCAGTCACGTTCAGCTTTGCGATCGCAAAAGTCAGGTCGATCTGGTTCAGCTTCAGGCTTTGTTTCAAGTTGCGGCATTTTGGGCGGGTGATCGCAAGCTCGAAGATTTAGCGATCGCGATTAAAAATAGTGATCCGGTGATTTCGGCGTGGGATCACGATCGTCTGATTGGATTTGCGAGAGCGACTTCGGATGGAGTTTACCGCGCTACGATTTGGGATGTCGTCGTGCATCCGGATTATCAGGGAGCAGGTCTCGGACGCAAGTTAGTGCAAACTGTATTGAGTCATCCGCACGTATCAAAGGTCGAGCGGCTGTACTTGATGACGACGAATCAGCAAGAGTTTTATAAGCGGATCGGATTTGAGATCAATCAGACAACCACAATGGTGTATTTCAATCAGCCATTAGTGTTGCCGACTCCTGCACCTGAAGTCGAATGTGATATTGGCAGGTAA
- a CDS encoding DNA starvation/stationary phase protection protein — translation MRKINIGLTDEQRQGVCEMLNRDLADENLLLIKTKKYHWDVTGPEFRSLHQIWEEQYTILNEAIDQLAERIRQLGEYPVGTAAGFIQYGSLQEHTGEVPPASTMVENLVDDHETIIRNLREHIDRCSEEFHDEGTADFLTGMMEQHEEMAWMLRSFIQGKRVESDNVTPNEVKFPAGVAN, via the coding sequence ATGCGTAAAATTAACATCGGCTTAACTGACGAACAGCGCCAAGGCGTATGCGAAATGCTGAACCGCGACCTGGCAGATGAAAACTTGCTTTTGATTAAAACAAAGAAATATCATTGGGATGTCACAGGCCCTGAATTCCGCTCCCTGCACCAAATTTGGGAAGAGCAGTACACCATCCTAAACGAAGCGATCGACCAACTTGCTGAGCGCATTCGTCAATTGGGCGAATACCCGGTTGGAACAGCGGCTGGCTTCATCCAATACGGCTCACTTCAAGAACATACGGGTGAAGTTCCTCCTGCCTCAACCATGGTCGAAAACTTGGTTGACGATCACGAGACAATTATCCGCAACTTGCGCGAACACATCGATCGTTGTTCTGAAGAGTTCCACGATGAAGGAACGGCTGACTTCCTTACCGGAATGATGGAACAGCATGAAGAAATGGCATGGATGCTGCGATCGTTCATTCAAGGCAAGCGCGTTGAATCCGACAACGTAACCCCGAACGAAGTGAAGTTCCCCGCAGGTGTTGCAAACTAA
- a CDS encoding Uma2 family endonuclease: MVQTKRKYTVEEYLEAEAQSDEKQEYIDGEIVLMSCEFPNHNKITGNLHTELNVALRSSPYGIFVAAQRLWIPKKRIYTYPGIMVVAQPLQLQPGRRDTITNPCFIAEVSSKSTHSYDKDEKFTAYRTIPEFQEYLLIDQYTIHVEHYVKSDDRRWILVNYDDENTEISLSSVPCQFVVSDLYNKVDWTEPQEEASEPT, from the coding sequence ATGGTGCAAACCAAGCGCAAATACACCGTAGAAGAATACTTAGAAGCCGAGGCGCAATCTGATGAGAAACAAGAATACATTGACGGTGAAATTGTTCTGATGTCGTGTGAATTTCCAAATCACAACAAAATTACAGGCAATCTTCACACTGAGTTAAATGTTGCTCTAAGGAGTTCACCTTACGGTATTTTTGTAGCGGCTCAACGATTGTGGATTCCTAAAAAGCGAATTTATACGTATCCAGGCATTATGGTCGTCGCTCAACCTCTACAACTTCAACCAGGTCGGCGCGATACGATTACAAATCCTTGCTTTATTGCAGAAGTATCATCTAAATCAACTCATAGCTATGATAAAGACGAGAAATTTACTGCTTATCGCACTATTCCAGAGTTTCAGGAATATCTATTAATTGATCAATATACAATTCATGTCGAACACTATGTCAAAAGCGACGATCGACGCTGGATTTTAGTCAATTACGACGATGAAAATACCGAAATCTCACTTTCGTCTGTCCCCTGTCAATTTGTAGTATCTGACCTCTACAACAAAGTCGATTGGACTGAGCCACAAGAAGAAGCAAGCGAACCCACCTAA
- a CDS encoding helix-turn-helix domain-containing protein, with product MTDYTPKIRELMRSRNLATFRALRDRTGLTEKQLAKLRQGQLQQLRLETLTQFAARLEISLSDLLSLFDLIPTNTLQKEYDRLQIQLTEQRETLLQDFQQSSLQTLEPWLIQWSAAAYAAQQNPQAPAVKLLPLLRPIEQLLQQWGIEQTAIVGSEVPYDPQQHQLMGGAAEPGDLVRVRYAGYRQHDRLLYRAKVSLI from the coding sequence ATGACCGACTACACGCCAAAAATCCGAGAATTAATGCGATCGCGTAACCTCGCTACCTTTCGAGCCTTGCGCGATCGTACAGGTCTGACCGAAAAGCAGCTTGCCAAACTGCGGCAGGGTCAACTGCAACAATTACGTTTAGAAACACTCACACAATTTGCAGCACGCTTAGAGATTTCTTTGAGTGATCTGCTTTCATTGTTTGATCTGATTCCAACGAACACCCTGCAGAAAGAATACGATCGACTCCAAATTCAACTAACAGAACAACGCGAAACATTACTACAGGACTTCCAACAATCTAGCCTGCAAACCTTAGAACCTTGGTTAATCCAATGGTCGGCAGCCGCTTATGCAGCCCAACAAAATCCTCAAGCGCCTGCGGTGAAGCTTCTACCATTGTTGCGCCCGATCGAACAACTGCTACAACAATGGGGCATTGAGCAAACTGCGATCGTTGGTTCTGAAGTTCCTTACGATCCGCAGCAACATCAACTCATGGGCGGTGCGGCTGAACCTGGCGATCTGGTTCGCGTTCGGTATGCGGGGTATCGACAGCACGATCGACTGTTGTATCGCGCCAAAGTGAGTCTGATTTAA
- a CDS encoding SGNH/GDSL hydrolase family protein, producing MFLSIPLALVGLELLLRLIVGATGKTAELNAFEGEPLNLTAYRLKFLDQQGNPFDGLPDHGQLTVKRSPVLGYRLVGNQQNSAWKINEQGFRADQPISPDKPKDEVRIFLLGGSAAFGQLSSNNQATIAAQLESRLNQQVSAQKANPNKFRPDTLPYFADELEKALKLPPRIRETRYRVINAAVPGYASGNELAQLAFEVLPCQPDAIVLINGYSDLLLPSVQDGVDVPQVEALLESAPRHLMTSWGNQINDFFQQFYLVKGIQYWIFRPHTAFKQLIPPVEDPVQERLTTDTKELERRADRYRHNLQQVSRLATAAKIPLFVALQPEVSTRAGKPAGREKEILDQLGSRYPQQIQAGYGKLQGAIEQVKRDTPGISTLNLVEGLNSTQGEVFQDAIHLTDSANGAISNRLYDAIVPKLHVQPKPYAGGNVPPS from the coding sequence ATTTTTCTGTCGATTCCACTCGCTTTGGTGGGGCTAGAACTGTTGCTGCGTCTAATTGTGGGCGCTACAGGAAAAACCGCAGAATTAAACGCCTTTGAAGGCGAACCCCTAAATCTCACAGCTTACCGGCTCAAGTTTCTCGATCAGCAGGGAAACCCCTTCGATGGACTTCCAGATCATGGACAACTGACTGTAAAACGCAGCCCTGTTCTGGGCTATCGGCTCGTTGGCAATCAGCAAAATTCAGCCTGGAAAATTAATGAGCAAGGCTTTAGAGCCGATCAGCCAATCAGCCCCGATAAACCTAAAGATGAAGTGCGAATCTTCCTGCTTGGCGGTTCAGCGGCGTTTGGACAACTCAGCTCTAACAATCAAGCGACGATCGCGGCTCAGCTTGAATCCCGTCTCAACCAACAAGTGTCCGCCCAAAAAGCCAACCCGAATAAGTTTCGCCCCGATACGCTGCCCTATTTTGCCGATGAGCTAGAAAAGGCACTGAAACTGCCGCCCCGAATTCGAGAAACTCGCTATCGCGTGATTAATGCAGCCGTTCCGGGATATGCGTCAGGCAATGAGTTAGCACAATTAGCGTTTGAGGTGTTGCCTTGCCAACCTGATGCGATCGTCCTGATCAATGGCTACTCTGATTTGCTGCTTCCCAGCGTTCAGGATGGGGTGGATGTTCCCCAAGTAGAAGCGCTGTTAGAAAGTGCGCCTCGGCATTTGATGACAAGCTGGGGCAATCAAATTAACGATTTCTTCCAGCAATTCTATTTAGTGAAGGGGATTCAATACTGGATATTTCGCCCTCATACTGCATTCAAGCAGCTAATTCCTCCGGTTGAAGACCCTGTACAAGAGCGATTAACGACGGATACTAAAGAACTAGAACGCCGCGCCGATCGCTATCGCCATAATCTTCAACAGGTTTCACGTCTGGCGACGGCTGCTAAAATTCCGCTCTTTGTTGCGCTTCAGCCTGAAGTGTCTACTCGCGCCGGAAAGCCTGCCGGACGGGAAAAAGAGATTTTGGATCAGTTAGGATCGCGCTATCCCCAGCAGATTCAAGCGGGTTACGGCAAGCTCCAAGGCGCGATCGAGCAAGTGAAGCGTGATACACCTGGAATTTCAACGCTGAATCTCGTTGAGGGCTTGAATTCTACTCAGGGTGAAGTGTTCCAAGATGCAATTCACTTAACCGATAGTGCGAATGGTGCAATCTCGAATCGATTGTATGATGCGATCGTACCGAAGCTACACGTCCAGCCCAAGCCTTACGCCGGAGGAAATGTTCCGCCCTCTTGA
- the pstB gene encoding phosphate ABC transporter ATP-binding protein has protein sequence MTSTSQSELALSAQNMDVFYGDRKALSSVSMAIYPGQVTAIIGPSGCGKSTFIKALNRIGELESEMRVKGQVQFFGQDIYSPRVNLNRLRRQIGMVFQKPNPFPMSIYDNVAYGVRVFSRVSRSRLDEIVETALADAALWNEVKDNLKKSALSLSGGQQQRLCIARALAVKPKVLLMDEPCSALDPIATMKIEELINSLRKEFTIVIVTHNMQQAARISDRTAFFSTDESRIGQLIEIDNTAKIFNGAAHPRTRDYVEGRFG, from the coding sequence ATGACTTCTACTTCTCAGTCCGAACTTGCGCTTTCAGCCCAAAATATGGATGTGTTTTATGGCGATCGTAAAGCCTTATCGTCCGTCTCGATGGCGATTTATCCCGGACAAGTCACCGCGATTATTGGTCCGTCCGGCTGTGGTAAATCAACCTTTATCAAAGCGCTAAATCGGATTGGCGAACTCGAAAGCGAGATGCGAGTGAAGGGACAGGTGCAATTTTTTGGTCAAGATATCTACAGTCCTCGCGTCAACCTGAATCGACTGCGGCGGCAGATTGGCATGGTGTTTCAAAAGCCAAACCCATTCCCCATGAGCATTTACGATAATGTCGCCTATGGGGTGCGGGTGTTTAGTCGGGTTTCGCGATCGCGTCTTGATGAAATCGTTGAAACCGCGCTTGCAGACGCAGCCTTGTGGAATGAGGTCAAAGATAACCTGAAAAAATCAGCCCTCAGCTTATCCGGTGGACAGCAACAGCGGCTCTGTATTGCGCGGGCATTGGCAGTGAAGCCGAAAGTTTTGCTAATGGATGAACCCTGTTCGGCGCTTGATCCGATCGCCACCATGAAGATCGAGGAATTAATCAACTCATTGCGGAAAGAATTCACGATCGTCATTGTCACCCACAATATGCAGCAAGCGGCGCGAATTAGCGATCGTACAGCCTTTTTCAGCACCGACGAAAGCCGCATCGGTCAACTGATTGAAATTGACAATACCGCTAAAATTTTTAACGGTGCAGCCCATCCCCGCACTCGCGATTATGTCGAAGGGCGATTTGGGTGA